The following coding sequences are from one Natrarchaeobaculum sulfurireducens window:
- a CDS encoding isopentenyl phosphate kinase: protein MIVLKLGGSAITEKDRPETLDGEALDRATDAVAAALEATDGSLADGLVIVHGGGSFGHHNASEHGVTTTEGTHDAGAALDVHGAMKTLNGFVLQRLLERDVQAVPVHPFSTAARDADGRLDLPTGQIETLVEEGFVPVLHGDLVAHAGAGATVVSGDELVAVLARDLAVDRIGLCSTVPGVLDETDEVIDEITTYEDVAAVLGESDATDVTGGMAAKVRALLDLEGEASIFGLEDLGAFLAGDEPGTTIASRTVGES from the coding sequence ATGATCGTCCTCAAACTCGGCGGCAGCGCTATCACCGAGAAAGACCGTCCTGAAACCCTCGACGGCGAGGCGCTGGATCGAGCGACTGACGCCGTCGCCGCGGCGCTCGAGGCCACCGACGGATCGCTCGCGGACGGGCTTGTGATCGTCCACGGCGGCGGAAGCTTCGGCCACCACAACGCGAGCGAACACGGCGTAACGACCACTGAGGGGACACACGACGCGGGCGCGGCGCTCGACGTCCACGGCGCGATGAAGACGTTGAACGGGTTCGTCCTCCAACGGCTGCTCGAGCGCGATGTCCAGGCGGTCCCCGTCCACCCGTTCTCGACGGCCGCACGCGACGCCGACGGCCGACTCGACCTCCCGACTGGACAGATCGAAACCCTGGTCGAGGAAGGCTTCGTCCCTGTCCTCCATGGCGATCTCGTCGCTCACGCCGGAGCGGGTGCGACGGTCGTCAGCGGCGACGAACTCGTCGCGGTGCTCGCCCGCGACCTTGCCGTCGACCGTATCGGTCTCTGTTCGACGGTCCCTGGTGTCCTCGACGAGACGGACGAGGTGATCGACGAGATAACGACGTACGAGGATGTCGCGGCGGTCCTCGGCGAGAGCGACGCGACGGACGTCACTGGCGGGATGGCCGCGAAGGTCCGCGCGCTCCTCGACCTCGAGGGTGAGGCGTCGATCTTCGGCCTCGAGGACCTCGGGGCGTTCCTGGCTGGCGACGAGCCGGGAACGACGATCGCATCTCGAACCGTCGGCGAGTCGTAG
- a CDS encoding globin-coupled sensor protein, translated as MDHTLPGYNITDADRREIDGRSLTDALGIDRREVENRKAYTRFDEADVDRLESMEPLFERIASDLVDDFYDHLLSFPEVTSILESSPEQVENLKRAQRQYLLELGSGEYDRAYFDRRARVGKVHDMIDVGPKHYLGSYVVYYDGVLSAVADDATDDLAASADRPDAASTDDEPMVSLSAAREAIDETVERSLSVLKLLTLDQQVAIETYIDSYADVEAELERRNEVAGNVADSLTDLRAQSTAVEDRSADISDLADEQSDAMGEVATEVSSLSATVEEIASNAEEVSATSEAAEAVAADTTETAEAAIDKMQRVDAAADDVTADVEALQDGVKRIDEVVEVINDIADQTNLLALNASIEAATAGEAGDGFAVVANEVKSLAEKSQEEATTIERMVSEIQADSQETVESLETANAEITDGVELVEETVTNLEHIESTIAEANVGIQEVATATDDQAASTEEVAMMTDRTMEQFEEVASEVTAVAEANERLRGSIDEIDAEMTRLADHGDSSD; from the coding sequence ATGGACCACACGCTGCCTGGATATAACATCACGGACGCGGACAGACGCGAGATAGACGGTCGGTCGCTCACTGATGCGCTCGGGATCGACCGGCGAGAAGTCGAGAATCGAAAGGCGTACACTCGTTTCGACGAGGCTGACGTCGACCGCCTCGAGTCGATGGAGCCGCTGTTCGAACGGATCGCCAGCGACCTCGTCGACGACTTCTACGACCATCTGCTGTCGTTTCCCGAAGTAACGTCGATCCTCGAGTCTTCGCCGGAGCAGGTGGAGAACCTGAAACGAGCCCAACGGCAGTACCTCCTGGAGCTTGGCAGTGGCGAGTACGATCGGGCGTACTTCGATCGACGCGCTCGGGTCGGTAAGGTACACGACATGATCGACGTGGGACCGAAACACTACCTCGGGAGCTACGTCGTCTACTACGATGGGGTCCTCTCTGCGGTCGCTGACGACGCCACGGACGATCTGGCAGCGTCGGCTGACCGGCCGGACGCAGCGTCGACCGACGACGAGCCGATGGTCTCGCTTTCGGCGGCTCGAGAGGCCATCGACGAGACCGTCGAAAGATCGCTGTCGGTGCTCAAACTGTTGACCCTCGACCAACAGGTGGCGATAGAGACATATATCGACTCCTACGCAGACGTCGAGGCCGAACTCGAGCGCCGAAACGAGGTTGCGGGAAACGTCGCCGACTCGCTCACCGACCTCAGAGCACAATCGACGGCCGTCGAGGATCGGTCGGCCGACATCAGCGACCTCGCCGACGAACAGTCCGATGCGATGGGCGAGGTGGCGACGGAGGTCTCGAGCCTTTCGGCGACGGTCGAAGAGATCGCATCGAACGCCGAGGAGGTGAGCGCGACCAGCGAAGCGGCCGAAGCAGTCGCAGCCGACACGACGGAGACGGCGGAGGCGGCGATCGATAAGATGCAACGTGTCGACGCGGCGGCAGATGACGTAACGGCTGACGTCGAAGCGCTTCAGGACGGCGTCAAACGGATCGACGAAGTCGTCGAGGTGATAAACGACATCGCCGATCAGACGAATCTGCTCGCGCTCAACGCCTCGATCGAGGCTGCTACCGCCGGTGAGGCAGGCGACGGTTTCGCCGTCGTCGCAAACGAGGTCAAATCACTCGCCGAAAAATCACAGGAGGAAGCCACAACGATCGAACGGATGGTCTCTGAGATCCAGGCCGACAGCCAGGAGACCGTCGAGAGCCTCGAAACTGCTAACGCAGAGATCACCGACGGTGTCGAGTTGGTCGAGGAGACGGTCACGAACCTCGAACACATCGAATCAACGATCGCGGAGGCAAACGTCGGCATCCAGGAGGTCGCGACCGCGACCGACGACCAGGCCGCGAGCACCGAAGAAGTCGCGATGATGACAGACCGGACAATGGAGCAGTTCGAGGAGGTCGCATCGGAGGTGACGGCCGTCGCCGAGGCCAACGAGCGCTTGCGTGGCTCGATCGACGAGATCGACGCCGAGATGACACGGCTGGCCGATCACGGAGACAGTTCGGACTGA
- a CDS encoding CheF family chemotaxis protein: MTEDIVADFTGRFFLSTSSDTSETPEKGRIIMTRRRLVLATTDDKTTVPLSNVVDVNVGTVPKHVKRFFDDTLTIGYEGPTGIQSAVIESEGDKLETFVAILFRCLLNGRTVAVKHPARVGGRVKNSPVRKGKLRIKKRSIVIKTKQESISIDIENVMNIGRGNKLGDRADRVTLIVKSIDDSGLTETTLIAPAKSQYVNLLGRFLRLEFDELREEVNEIELTNPEKRVLVGVHATGGDIDFTNMLDGDPAYVTNVLNSVKNKDLILENGNGISLTPKGRIVVTQQIEDVNV, translated from the coding sequence ATGACCGAAGACATCGTCGCAGATTTTACCGGCCGGTTTTTCCTCAGCACCAGTTCCGATACTAGCGAGACACCCGAGAAAGGTCGGATCATCATGACGAGACGCCGGCTAGTGCTTGCGACCACGGACGACAAGACGACTGTTCCCCTCTCGAACGTCGTCGACGTCAACGTCGGAACCGTCCCAAAGCACGTCAAGCGCTTTTTCGACGACACGCTTACGATCGGGTACGAGGGTCCAACCGGCATCCAGAGTGCGGTCATCGAGAGCGAGGGAGACAAACTCGAGACGTTCGTCGCCATCCTCTTTCGGTGCCTGTTGAACGGCCGCACGGTCGCCGTCAAACACCCTGCCCGCGTCGGTGGACGGGTGAAAAACTCCCCCGTCCGCAAGGGCAAACTCCGGATCAAGAAGCGCTCGATCGTCATCAAGACCAAACAGGAGTCGATCAGTATCGACATCGAGAACGTGATGAACATCGGTCGCGGGAACAAACTCGGCGACCGCGCAGATCGCGTCACGCTGATCGTCAAATCGATCGACGACTCGGGACTGACAGAGACGACGCTGATCGCTCCCGCGAAGAGTCAGTACGTGAACTTACTCGGCAGATTCCTCCGCCTCGAGTTCGACGAGCTGCGCGAGGAAGTCAACGAGATCGAGTTGACGAACCCCGAAAAGCGGGTGCTCGTCGGCGTTCACGCGACCGGCGGCGACATCGACTTCACGAACATGCTCGACGGCGACCCCGCCTACGTGACGAACGTCTTGAACTCAGTCAAGAACAAAGACCTCATCCTCGAGAACGGCAACGGCATCTCGTTAACGCCGAAAGGACGGATCGTCGTCACCCAACAGATCGAAGACGTCAACGTCTGA
- the cheY gene encoding chemotaxis protein CheY encodes MDVLITDDSGFMRDLLREILEEEHNVVGEAENGVEAVELYQEKDPDIVFMDIVMPIKDGIEATGEITDMDPSATVVMCTSVEQAEQMKESIKAGAEGYITKPFQKESVLEEINSIAAE; translated from the coding sequence ATGGACGTGTTGATCACGGACGACTCTGGATTTATGCGTGATCTCCTGCGGGAAATTCTCGAGGAGGAACACAACGTCGTGGGAGAGGCAGAAAACGGTGTCGAAGCGGTCGAACTCTATCAGGAGAAAGACCCCGACATCGTGTTTATGGACATCGTGATGCCGATCAAAGACGGTATCGAGGCGACTGGTGAGATCACTGACATGGATCCCAGTGCGACGGTCGTGATGTGTACGAGTGTCGAGCAGGCCGAGCAGATGAAAGAGTCGATCAAAGCCGGAGCCGAGGGGTACATCACGAAGCCGTTCCAGAAAGAGAGCGTCCTCGAAGAGATAAACAGCATCGCAGCCGAGTAG
- a CDS encoding chemotaxis protein CheC has protein sequence MEIDIRELETYQKLAHDGAQSAAQSLSQLTGIDTHVQVTDVSLMSPSSLSYEFIGDEFAGVNIHLSGEIAGEIVLAFDEHGREAITETLVPADDPEKQKSSIKEVGNIMTSGFVDGWANYLEAKIKSSPPTYIQGTGDDIIPTAASESDTHLFVFRSRVEASKAAVSEPIDFRILLVPDADSLERALKPDTGNIVSLEKLEVFNEMTKEGAEKSAMNISSMTGIDTTVNVSRLSLIPIEDIPKEVGNKRYVGTVMEFRGKIGGYLVILFDQPSGRAVVDALVPMETDEEWGETEQGALRELGNIMTSGFVDGWANVLNAEIKHSPPEFVADTGASILRPITSQIAETEDHAFMLDSNVQTNSDQVFTCQMLALPRRGELEAALDDLLLENAENTRIDPDDLF, from the coding sequence ATGGAAATCGACATCCGCGAGTTGGAAACCTACCAGAAGCTCGCTCACGACGGCGCGCAATCGGCGGCCCAATCTCTTTCACAGCTGACTGGAATCGATACGCACGTTCAGGTGACCGACGTCTCGTTGATGTCTCCATCGAGCCTGAGCTATGAGTTCATCGGCGACGAGTTCGCCGGAGTCAACATCCACCTCAGCGGCGAGATCGCCGGTGAGATCGTCCTCGCGTTCGACGAACACGGACGCGAGGCCATCACGGAGACACTCGTCCCCGCTGACGATCCGGAAAAGCAGAAGTCGAGCATCAAGGAAGTCGGCAACATCATGACGAGCGGTTTCGTCGACGGCTGGGCGAACTACCTCGAGGCGAAGATCAAGAGTTCGCCGCCGACGTACATCCAGGGAACGGGCGACGACATCATCCCGACCGCCGCAAGCGAAAGCGACACCCACCTGTTCGTCTTTCGCAGCCGTGTCGAAGCCTCGAAAGCGGCCGTCAGCGAACCGATCGACTTCCGCATCCTGCTCGTTCCGGACGCCGATTCGCTGGAGCGTGCCCTCAAGCCCGATACGGGGAACATCGTTTCGCTCGAAAAACTCGAGGTCTTCAACGAGATGACCAAAGAGGGCGCCGAAAAGTCGGCGATGAATATCTCCTCGATGACGGGGATCGATACGACCGTCAACGTCAGTCGACTGAGTCTGATCCCGATCGAAGACATCCCCAAGGAGGTGGGGAACAAACGGTACGTCGGCACCGTCATGGAGTTTAGAGGGAAGATCGGTGGCTACCTGGTGATCCTCTTCGACCAGCCCTCCGGTCGGGCCGTCGTCGACGCGCTCGTTCCGATGGAAACCGACGAGGAGTGGGGTGAAACCGAACAGGGTGCTCTGCGCGAACTCGGCAATATCATGACCAGCGGCTTCGTCGACGGCTGGGCGAACGTGTTGAACGCCGAGATCAAACACTCTCCACCGGAGTTCGTCGCCGACACTGGTGCCTCGATCCTGCGCCCGATCACGTCTCAGATCGCCGAGACCGAAGATCACGCGTTCATGCTCGACTCGAACGTTCAGACGAACTCGGATCAGGTGTTCACCTGCCAGATGCTGGCGCTCCCACGCCGTGGCGAACTCGAGGCGGCACTCGATGATCTCCTCCTCGAAAACGCCGAGAACACGCGCATCGATCCCGACGACCTCTTCTAA
- a CDS encoding DUF7385 family protein, whose product MDPEFDVHDHRHQLKQLRDSGETAVFENRDDLTCPACSTPFVRLMIVETPTISFPPTDGNRFCLVRRADDVVVFRH is encoded by the coding sequence ATGGACCCCGAGTTCGACGTTCACGATCACCGACACCAGCTCAAACAGCTTCGCGACAGCGGTGAGACGGCCGTGTTCGAGAACCGGGACGACCTCACCTGTCCCGCCTGCTCGACGCCGTTCGTTCGACTGATGATCGTCGAAACGCCGACGATCAGTTTTCCGCCGACCGACGGCAATCGGTTCTGTCTCGTCAGGCGAGCGGACGACGTCGTCGTCTTTCGACACTGA
- a CDS encoding CheR family methyltransferase, with protein sequence MGADSFAALLEYMERQLNFATSHYNESYLDRRITARMRRTDSEDYDEYYDLVQSDPDEQEALLDSLSINVTGFFRNPSVWDGIRDVLRTLSDEQRRVEVWSAACADGREPYSLSMLAHDDRQIDESRLSILATDISEPALETAREGVYQESRTTDIDDQLSHLSSYEEFVEYDADDGTFRVQNAVKRPVTFERHDLINDRPKSGFDLVTCRNLFIYIESDAKRTMLETIARSLRDDGYLVIGKSETIPPELKSTFEAVDNRNRIYRRI encoded by the coding sequence GTGGGAGCCGACTCTTTCGCCGCCCTTCTCGAGTATATGGAACGACAGTTAAATTTCGCAACCAGCCACTACAACGAGAGCTATCTTGATCGTCGAATTACGGCCCGGATGCGTCGAACCGACTCCGAGGACTACGACGAGTACTACGACCTCGTCCAGAGTGATCCGGACGAACAGGAAGCCCTGCTCGACTCGTTGAGTATTAACGTCACCGGCTTCTTCCGCAATCCGTCGGTCTGGGACGGCATCAGAGACGTCCTCCGAACGCTGTCCGACGAGCAGCGCCGAGTCGAGGTCTGGTCGGCCGCCTGTGCTGACGGCCGGGAACCCTACTCGCTGTCGATGCTCGCACACGACGATCGACAGATCGACGAATCCCGACTCAGTATTCTCGCCACCGATATCAGCGAGCCCGCCCTCGAGACGGCCCGTGAGGGCGTCTATCAGGAGTCACGGACCACGGACATCGACGACCAGCTCTCGCATCTCTCTTCATACGAGGAGTTCGTCGAGTACGACGCTGACGACGGAACGTTTCGCGTCCAGAATGCGGTCAAACGCCCCGTCACGTTCGAGCGCCACGACCTGATCAACGACCGACCCAAATCCGGCTTCGACCTCGTCACCTGCCGAAACCTGTTCATCTACATCGAATCCGACGCCAAACGGACGATGCTCGAGACGATCGCCCGCTCGCTCCGAGACGACGGCTACCTCGTCATCGGGAAAAGCGAGACGATCCCGCCAGAACTCAAATCCACCTTCGAAGCCGTCGACAACAGAAATCGCATCTATCGGCGTATCTAG
- a CDS encoding VOC family protein produces the protein MDGTLDHTMIRVADLEESLDWYQTHLEYEEKDRYEGDGFTIVYLGPEDVHEDGALLELTHNEGEQPEVGDAWGHIAVRVPEGELEEHYQQLMDGGVEEYRDPESCGGRYAFVKDPDGHEIEIVQRDPEEGALWSLDHTMIRVEDADEALGFWTRKFEYDEVGRWEADTFANYFVEPRDAAAEAMSLELTYNYDGRSYEQGDAWGHLCIRVDDLSEDWETLIEREAPDYRDPESNDDMYAFTKTPGSHEIELLERDPEADSLFPF, from the coding sequence ATGGACGGAACGCTCGACCACACGATGATTCGCGTCGCGGACCTCGAGGAGTCACTCGACTGGTACCAGACGCACCTCGAGTACGAAGAGAAAGACCGCTACGAGGGCGACGGGTTCACTATCGTCTACCTCGGACCAGAAGACGTACACGAGGACGGAGCACTGCTCGAGCTCACCCACAACGAGGGCGAGCAGCCAGAAGTGGGTGACGCCTGGGGCCACATTGCGGTCCGGGTCCCTGAGGGTGAACTCGAGGAACACTACCAGCAGCTGATGGACGGGGGCGTCGAAGAGTATCGGGATCCGGAGTCCTGTGGCGGCCGCTACGCGTTCGTCAAAGACCCGGACGGCCACGAGATCGAGATCGTCCAGCGTGACCCCGAGGAGGGCGCGCTCTGGTCGCTCGATCACACCATGATCCGCGTCGAGGACGCCGACGAGGCCCTTGGCTTCTGGACCCGCAAGTTCGAGTACGACGAGGTCGGTCGGTGGGAGGCCGACACGTTCGCGAACTACTTCGTCGAACCCCGCGACGCCGCCGCCGAAGCGATGTCACTCGAGTTGACCTACAACTACGACGGACGCAGCTACGAGCAGGGTGACGCCTGGGGACACCTCTGTATCCGCGTCGACGACCTTAGTGAGGACTGGGAGACGCTCATCGAGCGCGAGGCTCCCGACTACCGCGACCCCGAGAGCAACGACGACATGTACGCGTTCACGAAAACCCCCGGTAGTCACGAGATCGAACTGCTGGAGCGCGACCCCGAGGCCGACTCCCTGTTCCCGTTCTAA
- a CDS encoding Na+/H+ antiporter NhaC family protein codes for MSELGALSLVPPLLAIVLAIVTRRPILSLFLGIWSGGVIATGGLGIGQTFDWLVEAIIADDGFHAQILLFTLLLGSGVALIWRLGGAIAIRNWAIDRLETQRTVGVATWTLGLVMFFDDYANTAIVGSTMREISDRLRISREKLSYIVDSTAAPVATIGLSSWVAFQLSMIGEGYGVIEEDHGVDTPGLFETFVSSIPYNTYALLAIVMVAIVVISRRDYGEMLDAEHRARETGLVNREDAQPLQEVEKDLGAPIDDRPMLRTFFAPVVVLIVVTLAGAFWTGYEGWLEEQAEAGAPTALEAAMAEAGTLQVLVDVVGAGDFAAALVWGSFAMVLTAIVIGLGYGLFGLAKSVEAILDGFRLMTTAVTILVLAWGISAVADDLGTGAYIAGVAEDVVSPAILPIVVLLVAAFVAFTMGSSWATMGIVTPIALPVAYELTGTFELMPVMVGAVFSGAIFGDHASPISDTSVLSSTFTGADLIDHVRTQLYYAGTVMLVVVLCYVLFGFLGVGPVVFLPLGVVLLVGLVYGLSELDASRKGLEPRLPAAEVPIGDGEGRPSSNADRPDGRDE; via the coding sequence ATGTCCGAGCTAGGGGCACTTTCGCTCGTCCCGCCGTTGCTCGCGATCGTGTTAGCGATCGTGACGCGACGGCCGATTCTCTCGCTGTTTCTGGGAATCTGGTCGGGTGGCGTCATCGCCACTGGCGGGCTTGGTATCGGACAGACGTTCGACTGGCTCGTCGAGGCGATCATCGCCGACGACGGATTCCACGCCCAGATCCTGCTGTTTACCCTCCTGCTCGGGTCCGGCGTCGCGCTCATCTGGCGACTCGGCGGAGCAATCGCGATCCGAAACTGGGCGATCGATCGTCTCGAGACCCAGCGAACCGTCGGCGTAGCAACGTGGACTCTGGGGCTCGTCATGTTCTTCGACGATTACGCCAATACGGCCATCGTCGGCAGTACGATGCGCGAGATCTCGGACCGGCTGCGCATCTCCCGCGAGAAGCTATCCTACATCGTCGATTCGACGGCCGCGCCCGTAGCGACGATCGGGCTCTCGAGCTGGGTGGCGTTCCAGCTGTCGATGATCGGCGAAGGGTACGGCGTCATCGAAGAAGACCACGGTGTCGACACGCCCGGACTGTTCGAGACGTTCGTTAGCTCGATTCCGTACAACACCTACGCGCTGTTGGCGATCGTGATGGTCGCTATCGTCGTCATCTCGCGACGGGACTACGGCGAGATGCTGGACGCCGAACACCGAGCCAGAGAGACCGGGCTGGTCAACCGCGAAGACGCCCAGCCACTCCAGGAAGTCGAGAAGGACCTCGGTGCACCCATCGACGACCGGCCGATGTTGCGGACCTTCTTCGCGCCGGTCGTCGTCCTAATCGTCGTGACGCTCGCGGGCGCGTTCTGGACCGGCTACGAAGGCTGGCTCGAAGAACAAGCCGAAGCCGGCGCACCGACCGCACTCGAGGCGGCGATGGCCGAAGCGGGCACGCTTCAGGTGCTGGTCGACGTCGTCGGTGCGGGCGACTTCGCAGCGGCGCTCGTCTGGGGCTCGTTCGCGATGGTCCTGACGGCGATCGTCATCGGCCTCGGCTACGGCCTGTTCGGACTCGCCAAGAGCGTTGAGGCGATCCTCGATGGGTTCAGGCTGATGACTACCGCTGTGACGATTCTGGTGCTCGCCTGGGGGATCAGCGCCGTCGCCGACGATCTCGGAACCGGCGCGTACATCGCGGGTGTCGCAGAAGACGTCGTCTCGCCGGCCATCCTCCCGATCGTCGTCCTCCTCGTCGCCGCCTTCGTCGCGTTCACCATGGGATCGTCGTGGGCGACGATGGGGATCGTCACGCCGATCGCGTTGCCCGTCGCCTACGAACTCACCGGGACGTTCGAACTCATGCCGGTCATGGTCGGTGCCGTCTTCTCCGGAGCGATATTTGGTGACCACGCCTCGCCGATCTCCGATACGTCGGTGCTCTCTTCGACGTTTACCGGGGCAGATCTCATCGACCACGTCAGGACACAGCTCTACTACGCGGGGACGGTGATGCTCGTCGTCGTCCTCTGTTATGTCCTCTTCGGCTTCCTCGGCGTCGGCCCGGTCGTCTTCCTCCCGCTCGGAGTCGTCTTACTCGTCGGCCTCGTCTACGGGCTTTCCGAACTCGACGCCAGCCGCAAGGGACTCGAGCCTCGGCTTCCCGCCGCCGAGGTCCCGATCGGGGACGGTGAGGGTCGGCCGTCATCGAACGCTGACCGACCCGACGGGCGCGACGAGTGA
- a CDS encoding OBG GTPase family GTP-binding protein, with translation MGLEEEIEKIEDEIANTPYNKSTEAHIGRLKSKLAEKKEKLQNQSSAGGGTGYSVEKHGDATVALVGFPSVGKSSLLNSLTNAESETGSYEFTTLDVNPGMLKHRGANIQMLDVPGLIEGAATGRGDGQQVLAVVRNADLIVFVLSVFEIEQYDRLHEELYDINIRVDQEPPRVTVRPKIKDGIKITSSTEQDLDEKTISDVLREHGYVNADLNLQENVSIDRLVDGLMENREYIPSITCVNKVDLIDPSYKETVDEQLRERDLDPEAVTFISAAKEKGLEALKDRIWDNLGLIRVYMNKPGRGIDWEEPLVIEAGTTVGEAIEKLGGEMEERFRFARVSGPSATHDEQQVGTDHVLEDEDVLKLILRR, from the coding sequence ATGGGGCTCGAGGAGGAGATCGAAAAGATCGAAGACGAAATCGCCAACACGCCCTACAACAAGTCGACAGAGGCCCACATCGGCCGGCTGAAGTCGAAACTTGCGGAGAAAAAAGAGAAACTCCAGAATCAGAGTTCGGCGGGCGGTGGCACCGGCTACTCCGTCGAGAAACACGGTGACGCGACGGTGGCACTGGTCGGATTTCCAAGCGTCGGCAAGTCCTCGCTGTTGAACTCGCTGACGAACGCGGAAAGCGAGACGGGTTCCTACGAGTTCACGACGCTGGACGTCAACCCCGGGATGCTCAAACACCGCGGGGCGAACATCCAGATGCTGGACGTTCCCGGGTTGATCGAGGGTGCTGCAACGGGCCGTGGTGACGGCCAGCAGGTCCTCGCCGTCGTCCGCAACGCCGACCTCATCGTCTTCGTCCTCTCGGTGTTCGAGATCGAGCAGTACGACCGGCTTCACGAAGAGCTCTACGACATCAACATCCGTGTCGACCAGGAGCCACCGCGGGTGACGGTCCGTCCGAAGATCAAAGACGGCATCAAAATCACCTCGAGCACCGAGCAGGATCTGGACGAGAAGACGATCTCGGACGTCCTGCGCGAACACGGCTACGTCAACGCCGACCTCAACCTCCAGGAGAACGTCAGCATCGACCGGCTGGTCGACGGGCTGATGGAAAACCGGGAGTACATCCCTTCGATCACCTGCGTCAACAAGGTCGACCTCATCGACCCCTCCTACAAGGAGACGGTCGACGAACAGCTCCGCGAACGCGACCTCGATCCCGAGGCGGTGACGTTCATCAGCGCCGCGAAGGAGAAAGGCCTCGAGGCGCTCAAAGACCGAATCTGGGACAACCTCGGACTCATCCGCGTCTACATGAACAAACCCGGCCGCGGCATCGACTGGGAGGAACCGCTCGTTATCGAGGCGGGAACGACCGTCGGCGAAGCCATCGAGAAACTCGGCGGCGAGATGGAAGAGCGGTTCCGCTTCGCTCGCGTCAGCGGCCCCAGTGCCACCCACGACGAACAGCAAGTCGGGACCGATCACGTTCTCGAGGACGAAGACGTGCTCAAACTCATCCTCCGGCGATAA